From one Sulfurimonas sp. HSL-3221 genomic stretch:
- the eno gene encoding phosphopyruvate hydratase, with amino-acid sequence MIYIDNVTAMEVMDSRGNPTVKATVELSDGTVASAIVPSGASTGKREALELRDGGDRYMGKGVLTAVENVNTQIADAIIGLSPFNQAMIDAEMKALDGTENYSNLGANAVLGVSMAVARAAADSLGMPLYRYLGGANAMVMPVPMLNIINGGSHADNSVDFQEYMIMPVGFEDFAEALRASAEVYHNLKKILKDANHNTALGDEGGFAPDLSSNEEPIQVIMQAIEKAGYKAGEEIAIALDVASSELVVEGGYRLESENRTVTSEELVAYYEDLCSKYPIVSIEDGLSEDDWAGWKVLTDKLGDKVQLVGDDLFVTNANILAQGIEQGVGNAILIKPNQIGSVSETMLTVRLAQRNGYKCVMSHRSGESEDAFIADFAVALNCGEIKTGSTARGERTAKYNRLLEIENEIVYGEYLGAVLFS; translated from the coding sequence ATGATTTATATCGATAATGTGACGGCAATGGAGGTGATGGATTCACGCGGGAATCCGACAGTCAAAGCAACAGTAGAGCTGAGCGACGGAACGGTAGCAAGCGCGATCGTCCCGAGCGGTGCCAGTACGGGGAAACGCGAAGCGCTGGAACTGCGCGACGGCGGCGACCGCTACATGGGCAAAGGGGTACTGACTGCGGTTGAGAACGTCAACACCCAGATTGCCGATGCCATTATCGGACTGAGCCCTTTCAACCAGGCGATGATCGATGCCGAAATGAAAGCGCTTGACGGGACGGAGAACTACTCCAATCTCGGTGCGAATGCGGTCCTGGGTGTCTCCATGGCCGTTGCACGCGCCGCGGCGGACAGCCTCGGCATGCCGCTGTACCGCTACCTCGGCGGCGCCAACGCGATGGTGATGCCGGTCCCGATGCTCAACATTATCAACGGCGGTTCCCACGCCGACAACTCCGTGGACTTCCAGGAGTACATGATCATGCCGGTCGGCTTTGAAGATTTCGCCGAGGCGCTGCGCGCGTCGGCCGAGGTTTATCACAACCTCAAAAAGATCCTCAAAGACGCCAACCACAACACGGCGCTCGGTGACGAGGGCGGGTTTGCCCCAGACCTCTCTTCCAACGAGGAACCGATCCAGGTCATCATGCAGGCGATCGAGAAAGCGGGCTACAAAGCGGGTGAAGAGATCGCGATTGCCCTGGACGTTGCAAGCTCCGAGCTGGTCGTCGAGGGCGGTTACCGTCTCGAATCCGAGAACCGCACCGTCACCTCCGAAGAGCTGGTCGCCTACTACGAGGACCTCTGCAGCAAATACCCGATCGTTTCCATCGAGGACGGCCTGAGCGAAGATGACTGGGCGGGCTGGAAAGTCCTGACAGACAAACTCGGCGACAAGGTTCAGCTCGTCGGCGACGATCTCTTCGTTACCAACGCGAACATTCTCGCCCAGGGAATCGAACAGGGCGTCGGAAACGCGATCCTGATCAAGCCGAACCAGATCGGTTCCGTCTCCGAGACGATGCTGACCGTCAGACTGGCACAGCGCAACGGCTACAAATGCGTTATGAGCCACCGTTCCGGCGAGAGCGAAGATGCCTTCATCGCCGATTTCGCGGTCGCGCTCAACTGCGGTGAGATCAAAACCGGTTCCACGGCCCGCGGCGAGCGTACGGCCAAGTACAACCGCCTGCTTGAGATCGAGAATGAGATCGTCTACGGCGAATACCTCGGCGCCGTACTCTTCAGCTAA
- a CDS encoding AMIN domain-containing protein, with protein MKFFLILLTITAATLLSARDNPFLPSSSSPEPLPAEIKEIPVKETVVKELPVKETHSLATQTVNFQQARFLFSEGKVRIESRDKLAKHFVIRKPTRIILDFEANVDFPTRKREVNVAPFKEIRMGMHPGYYRIVIELEKRADYGIEPSKYGYTLTLK; from the coding sequence GTGAAATTTTTCCTGATCCTGTTGACAATCACCGCTGCGACCCTGCTGAGTGCAAGGGACAACCCCTTTCTGCCGTCATCTTCATCGCCGGAACCGCTCCCGGCGGAAATAAAAGAAATACCGGTCAAAGAGACAGTTGTTAAAGAGCTGCCTGTGAAAGAAACGCACTCCTTGGCGACACAGACCGTGAATTTTCAGCAGGCCCGATTTCTCTTCTCGGAGGGGAAAGTACGCATTGAAAGCCGTGACAAGCTCGCAAAGCATTTTGTCATCCGTAAGCCGACGCGCATTATTCTCGATTTTGAGGCGAATGTCGACTTCCCGACACGCAAGCGCGAGGTCAATGTCGCGCCGTTCAAAGAGATCCGAATGGGCATGCATCCGGGTTATTACCGTATCGTGATCGAGTTGGAGAAGCGTGCCGACTATGGCATCGAACCGTCGAAGTACGGATACACTCTGACCCTGAAGTAA
- the metH gene encoding methionine synthase: MSVKNAILETIKRRPLIIDGAMGTQLQQRHEQIPEAAWEGNEGCNELLNVTAPEIMRDIFHAYLNAGADMITTNTFGAFSWVLDEYGIGHRAYELSKAGAQRVKEVCDTFSTPEHPRYVLGSIGPGTKLPSLGHIHYDEMLEGYTECAQGLIDGGCDVFLLETCQDPLQIKAALHACEAANASRGTDLPVMVSGTIELAGTMLIGTDAQTLAVIMEPFDILSLGFNCGTGPEQYTKHVKALSDVWGKPISIHANAGLPQNRGGYTYYPMGPDEFADRQESFLSYDGVSFLGGCCGTTPQHIKALCERVHATAPKAPSGSQPTSLASLFNAVPLMQEPAPLLVGERSNATGSKAFRELLLDEDYEGTLSVGQQQVRAGAHVLDVSVGFAGRDETKDMNKVMGLYAQKIPLPLMPDSTQTPALEEALKLIGGKPIINSVNLEDGIEKFDTVCSLAKKYGAALVCLTIDEEGMAKTVERKLEVAERIYTLATEKHGLNPEDLVFDVLTFTVGSGDEEYRDAAVQTIEAIRELRTRHPEVGAILGLSNISFGLDKDARPYLNSVFLHHCIEAGLTSVIINVKHIIPMAKISDEDLEACENLLFDKKPEGQSLFDFIDHFGNREAVDSAAEDEAYNALSTEEKIAKLLLDGDKERMIPLVEEARSEIAPEKIVNEILIDAMKVVGELFGSGQMQLPFVLQSAETMKTAVDHLNPYLPKVDKAVDTTLVLGTVKGDVHDVGKNLVDIILTNNGYKVINLGIKVELDNFVKTLQESSASAIGMSGLLVKSTQVMKENLEALKAAGITVPILLGGAALTRSFIEDFCRPSYDGPIFYCKDAFDGVTAMSRIEAGNLDTDLHPNAPEVAEQAEKKEVVIPPFKELKMPSRDVRVPTPPFWGRRELKLTEAQKAMAFEWINHKILFKQRWGYSSKGMKKDAYEKQLDELVWPAYEKLKALFLDEGLFEPTILYGYWPARSDDNTLLVFPETEGWHRDADASREPLEQIIGDAECAFTFPRQRKQPHRALSDFFRHDRHDVVALSCVSAGSRLSTYEKELYDAGKYNEYYQVHGLGVELAEALAEIAHKQIRLDLNIADNEGPTLADVRMNRYQGARYSFGYPACPDLELNRPLFDLLKPEEFGIELSETYQIHPEQSTSAIVIHHKEATYYNV; the protein is encoded by the coding sequence ATGTCCGTAAAAAACGCCATTTTAGAAACCATCAAACGGCGGCCGCTTATCATTGACGGCGCCATGGGTACGCAGCTGCAACAGCGCCATGAGCAGATCCCCGAAGCGGCATGGGAAGGCAATGAGGGGTGCAACGAACTGCTCAACGTCACCGCTCCCGAGATCATGCGCGACATCTTCCACGCCTACCTGAACGCCGGTGCCGACATGATCACCACCAACACCTTCGGCGCCTTCTCATGGGTCCTGGACGAGTACGGCATCGGGCACCGCGCCTATGAGCTCTCCAAGGCCGGGGCGCAGCGCGTCAAAGAGGTGTGCGACACCTTCAGCACCCCGGAGCACCCGCGCTATGTGCTGGGTTCCATCGGTCCGGGCACGAAACTCCCCTCGCTGGGACACATCCACTACGACGAGATGCTTGAAGGCTACACTGAGTGTGCCCAGGGGCTCATTGACGGCGGCTGCGACGTGTTCCTGCTCGAGACCTGCCAGGATCCGCTGCAGATCAAGGCGGCCCTGCACGCCTGCGAGGCGGCCAACGCGTCGCGCGGCACCGACCTCCCCGTCATGGTCTCTGGCACGATCGAACTGGCCGGTACCATGCTTATCGGTACCGATGCCCAGACCCTCGCTGTCATCATGGAACCCTTTGACATCCTCTCGCTGGGCTTCAACTGCGGGACCGGCCCGGAACAGTACACCAAACATGTCAAGGCCTTAAGCGACGTCTGGGGCAAACCCATTTCCATCCATGCCAATGCCGGCCTTCCGCAGAACCGCGGCGGCTACACCTACTACCCGATGGGGCCCGACGAGTTCGCCGACCGTCAGGAGAGCTTCCTCTCTTATGACGGCGTCAGTTTCCTCGGTGGCTGCTGCGGGACGACGCCGCAGCATATCAAAGCGCTCTGTGAGCGGGTGCACGCCACTGCACCCAAGGCGCCCTCCGGTTCCCAGCCGACCTCGCTCGCCTCGCTCTTCAACGCCGTTCCGCTGATGCAGGAGCCCGCCCCGCTGCTGGTTGGCGAACGCTCCAACGCCACCGGCTCCAAAGCGTTCCGGGAACTCCTCCTCGATGAGGACTATGAAGGGACGCTCAGCGTCGGTCAGCAGCAGGTACGGGCCGGGGCCCACGTCCTCGACGTTTCCGTCGGTTTCGCCGGCCGCGACGAAACAAAGGACATGAACAAGGTGATGGGCCTCTACGCCCAGAAGATCCCGCTGCCGCTGATGCCCGACTCCACCCAGACCCCGGCACTCGAAGAAGCGCTCAAGCTGATCGGTGGCAAGCCGATCATCAACTCCGTCAACCTCGAAGACGGGATCGAGAAGTTTGATACCGTCTGTTCGCTGGCGAAAAAATACGGGGCTGCCCTCGTCTGTCTGACGATCGACGAAGAGGGGATGGCCAAAACGGTCGAGCGCAAACTCGAGGTCGCCGAACGTATCTACACCCTGGCTACCGAGAAGCACGGGCTCAACCCCGAGGACCTCGTCTTCGACGTTCTTACCTTTACCGTGGGCAGTGGGGACGAAGAGTACCGCGATGCGGCCGTCCAGACGATCGAGGCGATCCGCGAACTCCGCACCCGCCATCCGGAGGTCGGGGCGATCCTGGGGCTTTCGAATATCTCGTTCGGCCTGGACAAGGACGCCCGACCCTACCTTAACTCCGTTTTCCTGCACCACTGTATCGAAGCGGGGCTCACCTCCGTCATCATCAACGTCAAGCACATCATCCCGATGGCGAAGATCAGTGACGAGGACCTCGAAGCGTGCGAGAACCTCCTCTTCGACAAGAAACCGGAGGGACAGTCACTGTTCGATTTCATCGACCATTTCGGCAACAGAGAGGCCGTCGACAGTGCCGCGGAGGATGAAGCCTACAACGCACTCTCGACCGAAGAGAAGATCGCGAAGCTCCTGCTCGACGGTGACAAGGAGCGGATGATCCCTCTTGTCGAGGAGGCAAGGAGCGAAATCGCCCCGGAAAAGATCGTCAACGAAATTCTCATTGACGCCATGAAAGTCGTCGGCGAGCTCTTCGGTTCGGGACAGATGCAGCTCCCCTTCGTGCTGCAGAGCGCCGAAACGATGAAAACTGCCGTCGACCACCTCAACCCCTACCTGCCAAAAGTCGACAAGGCCGTCGACACAACCCTCGTGCTGGGTACCGTCAAAGGGGACGTACACGACGTCGGCAAGAACCTCGTCGACATCATCCTCACCAACAACGGCTACAAGGTGATCAACCTCGGGATCAAGGTCGAACTGGACAACTTCGTCAAAACCCTACAAGAGAGCAGTGCCAGTGCCATCGGCATGAGCGGCCTGCTCGTCAAATCGACCCAGGTGATGAAAGAGAACCTCGAGGCGCTGAAAGCGGCGGGGATCACCGTTCCCATTCTGCTGGGCGGTGCGGCGCTCACACGCAGTTTTATCGAGGATTTCTGCCGCCCCAGCTACGACGGCCCGATCTTCTACTGCAAAGACGCTTTTGACGGCGTCACGGCGATGAGCCGCATCGAAGCGGGCAACCTGGACACCGACCTCCACCCGAATGCCCCGGAAGTCGCCGAGCAGGCCGAGAAGAAAGAGGTCGTCATCCCGCCGTTTAAGGAGCTGAAAATGCCCTCGCGGGACGTCCGCGTACCGACACCGCCCTTCTGGGGGCGGCGTGAGCTGAAGCTGACCGAAGCGCAGAAGGCGATGGCATTCGAGTGGATCAACCACAAGATCCTCTTCAAACAGCGCTGGGGATACAGTTCAAAGGGCATGAAGAAAGATGCCTACGAGAAACAGCTCGACGAGCTTGTCTGGCCGGCTTACGAAAAGCTCAAGGCGCTCTTCCTGGACGAAGGCCTCTTTGAACCGACCATCCTCTATGGCTACTGGCCGGCCCGTTCCGATGACAACACCCTGCTTGTTTTCCCGGAAACGGAGGGGTGGCACCGCGATGCTGACGCCAGTCGCGAACCGCTGGAACAGATCATCGGTGATGCCGAATGCGCCTTTACCTTCCCACGCCAGCGCAAACAGCCCCACCGCGCACTCAGCGACTTCTTCCGCCATGACCGCCATGACGTCGTGGCACTCTCCTGCGTCAGCGCCGGCAGCCGTCTGAGTACCTATGAAAAAGAGCTCTATGATGCGGGGAAATACAATGAATACTACCAGGTACATGGTCTGGGGGTGGAGCTGGCCGAGGCCCTTGCCGAGATTGCCCACAAGCAGATCCGGCTCGATCTCAATATCGCCGACAATGAAGGGCCGACCCTCGCCGATGTCCGCATGAACCGCTACCAGGGAGCGCGCTACAGCTTCGGCTACCCCGCCTGCCCGGACCTGGAGCTCAACCGCCCGCTCTTCGACCTGCTGAAACCGGAGGAGTTCGGGATTGAACTGAGCGAAACCTACCAGATCCATCCGGAGCAGTCGACGTCAGCCATCGTCATCCACCACAAGGAAGCGACATACTATAACGTGTAG
- a CDS encoding ABC transporter substrate-binding protein, whose product MRLHAVLLVLLFLSLALRAHEARHEHIVLQLQWLPQFQFAGYYVAKEKGFYTDAGLDVEIRVMKPETDVEQEVLSGRAQYGTGRTSLLVNYESGAPLVAMAAIFQSSPMMLLVREDSGIRTIKDLRGKRVMMTSDVQTAASVQAMLRNAGMKEEDLVLIHHTFDPLSLERNETDAMAAYSSNEPYVLAQRGIKTFAIDPKVSGFDFYNDILFTSQAELKQYPERVKRFYEASLKGWRYAFAHIDETAEMLFEKYNMQHKSLDALRFEGEALKTYALKDDTPLGDLSIERLKAIYQAYVLLGYIKGSRDIGAFVYHPERLRLTAEEQAWLGQHPILRVGVDPVWPPIEFMSRKGVYGGVSYGFMRRVAEKLGVRIEAEPKRSWQEVDEALNARELDVAAAIMAVPERHAYMNFTRPYLTLPMVIVGGESFQYVGDLTVLKGKRVAVVKDDAADIFLKRDFPQIQRIQTKSLPDALRMVAFGRADVAVDALAVASYVIAKEGLNNLRIVGQTPYDYEIAMGIRSDWPELQALMQRAIDSIGDEEREAIYRQWVPTVYKHQFDYALLWKILGVLAVIALLFGYKYIRLDELVRRRTRELTELNATLNERVEEAVGENRDKERMMIQQAKMATIGEMIESIAHQWRQPLNVMGIGIANLDLKRQLGKVDDEEVDRLIDIVHRQVDYMSQTIDDFRNFFKKDKQLETVRLRTLVDEVLGLVIPALEQKKIDVVVDVPEQIEAELYPNELKQVILNLVSNAKDVLLQHGAEAKKIRITGKEEGGDLLLFVADNGGGVPEEIMEKIFDPYFTTKFESQGTGIGLYMSKIITEKNLKGHISVENRDGGAEFVIRLPKRQKGA is encoded by the coding sequence ATGCGCCTTCATGCGGTTTTGCTGGTATTACTGTTCTTGTCGCTGGCGCTGAGGGCGCATGAAGCGCGTCATGAGCACATCGTGCTGCAGCTGCAGTGGCTGCCCCAGTTCCAGTTTGCCGGCTACTATGTTGCCAAGGAAAAAGGGTTTTATACCGACGCCGGCCTCGACGTCGAGATCCGCGTCATGAAACCGGAAACGGACGTGGAGCAGGAGGTTCTGAGCGGCCGGGCGCAGTATGGGACGGGAAGGACATCGCTCCTGGTCAATTACGAGAGCGGTGCACCGCTTGTGGCGATGGCGGCCATTTTCCAAAGTTCGCCGATGATGCTTCTGGTGCGGGAGGATTCGGGCATCCGTACGATCAAGGACCTGCGCGGCAAGCGGGTCATGATGACCAGCGATGTCCAGACGGCGGCATCGGTCCAGGCGATGCTTCGCAATGCAGGCATGAAGGAAGAGGACCTCGTGCTGATCCACCACACTTTTGACCCATTGTCGCTCGAGCGGAATGAAACGGATGCGATGGCGGCGTACTCCTCCAATGAGCCCTATGTCCTTGCGCAGCGCGGCATCAAGACCTTTGCGATCGACCCGAAAGTTTCGGGATTTGATTTTTACAACGACATTCTTTTCACCTCCCAGGCGGAACTGAAGCAGTATCCCGAACGTGTCAAACGCTTTTATGAGGCGAGTCTGAAAGGGTGGCGCTACGCCTTCGCCCATATCGACGAGACGGCGGAGATGCTTTTCGAGAAATACAACATGCAGCATAAGAGCCTTGATGCGCTGCGTTTCGAAGGGGAAGCCCTCAAAACGTACGCCCTGAAAGACGATACGCCGCTGGGGGATCTGAGCATCGAGCGCCTCAAAGCGATCTACCAGGCGTATGTGCTGCTGGGATACATTAAGGGTAGCCGGGATATCGGTGCCTTCGTCTATCACCCGGAGCGGCTGCGGCTTACGGCAGAGGAACAGGCGTGGCTCGGGCAGCACCCCATCCTCCGTGTCGGCGTGGACCCGGTGTGGCCGCCGATCGAGTTCATGTCGCGAAAGGGCGTGTACGGCGGCGTCTCTTACGGGTTTATGCGGCGTGTCGCGGAAAAACTGGGGGTGCGCATCGAAGCGGAGCCGAAGCGGAGCTGGCAGGAGGTTGACGAGGCGTTGAATGCACGGGAGCTGGATGTCGCCGCCGCCATCATGGCCGTGCCCGAGCGGCACGCCTATATGAACTTTACCCGCCCCTACCTGACCCTGCCGATGGTCATCGTCGGCGGCGAATCGTTTCAGTATGTTGGGGATCTGACGGTACTGAAGGGCAAACGTGTCGCCGTGGTGAAGGATGATGCAGCCGATATCTTTTTAAAGCGCGATTTCCCGCAGATCCAGCGGATCCAGACGAAGAGTCTACCCGATGCGCTAAGGATGGTCGCCTTCGGACGGGCCGATGTCGCGGTGGATGCGCTGGCCGTCGCCAGCTACGTGATCGCGAAGGAGGGGCTGAACAACCTGCGTATCGTCGGACAGACGCCCTACGACTACGAGATCGCGATGGGTATCCGCAGCGATTGGCCCGAACTGCAGGCGCTGATGCAGCGCGCCATTGACAGTATCGGGGACGAGGAGCGCGAGGCGATCTACCGCCAGTGGGTACCGACGGTCTACAAACACCAGTTCGACTACGCCCTGCTGTGGAAGATACTGGGCGTCCTGGCCGTGATCGCGCTGCTGTTCGGCTATAAGTACATCCGTCTCGATGAGCTTGTAAGACGCCGTACCCGTGAACTGACGGAGCTCAATGCCACACTGAATGAGCGGGTCGAAGAGGCGGTGGGCGAAAACCGGGACAAGGAGCGGATGATGATCCAGCAGGCGAAAATGGCGACCATAGGGGAGATGATCGAATCCATCGCCCACCAGTGGCGCCAGCCGCTCAACGTCATGGGAATAGGCATTGCCAACCTCGACCTCAAACGTCAGCTGGGAAAGGTCGACGACGAGGAGGTCGACAGGCTGATCGATATCGTGCACCGCCAGGTGGACTACATGTCCCAAACCATCGACGACTTCCGCAACTTCTTCAAAAAAGACAAACAGCTCGAAACGGTCCGGCTTCGCACCCTGGTCGATGAGGTGCTCGGGCTGGTGATCCCCGCGTTGGAACAGAAGAAGATCGACGTGGTAGTCGATGTGCCGGAGCAGATCGAAGCGGAACTCTACCCCAACGAGCTCAAGCAGGTGATCCTCAACCTTGTCAGCAACGCCAAAGACGTGCTCCTGCAGCACGGGGCCGAGGCGAAAAAGATCAGGATCACGGGAAAAGAGGAGGGCGGGGATCTCCTGCTTTTTGTGGCGGACAACGGCGGCGGCGTGCCGGAGGAGATTATGGAGAAGATCTTCGATCCCTATTTTACGACCAAGTTCGAGTCGCAGGGAACGGGTATAGGGCTCTATATGTCAAAAATCATTACGGAGAAAAACCTTAAAGGGCACATTTCGGTCGAAAACAGGGACGGCGGCGCAGAGTTCGTCATCCGGTTGCCCAAAAGGCAGAAGGGGGCGTAA
- a CDS encoding DUF507 family protein — protein MKVTLAQIPHLANRVAIELARSGLVTMTQGMDPIVAEAKKILEESVKQEAALEARVKEIVNDNEDEIDFYQADDRQLFFMIKKKLAPEYGVILSYEDRFSDLAHKILDAIYEEDLMNYDVSENRLKNIIYDAITSFIADNDEIERAVNEKMKSFQKQLIPGTDEYELRFEKLYREELTRRGLA, from the coding sequence ATGAAAGTGACACTCGCGCAGATACCGCATCTCGCCAACCGCGTCGCCATCGAACTGGCACGCAGCGGACTGGTGACAATGACGCAGGGGATGGACCCTATTGTCGCCGAAGCGAAAAAGATACTTGAAGAGAGCGTAAAGCAGGAAGCAGCCCTCGAAGCGCGCGTCAAGGAGATCGTCAACGACAACGAGGACGAGATCGACTTTTACCAGGCAGATGACCGCCAGCTCTTCTTTATGATCAAGAAGAAGCTCGCGCCCGAATACGGTGTCATTCTCTCCTACGAAGACCGCTTTTCGGACCTGGCGCACAAGATCCTCGATGCGATCTACGAAGAGGACCTGATGAACTACGACGTCAGCGAAAACAGGCTCAAAAACATCATCTATGATGCGATCACCTCCTTTATCGCGGACAACGACGAGATCGAGCGTGCGGTGAACGAGAAGATGAAGTCGTTCCAGAAACAGCTCATCCCGGGCACGGATGAGTACGAACTGCGGTTTGAAAAACTCTACCGCGAAGAGCTGACCCGGAGGGGGCTTGCATGA
- the carA gene encoding glutamine-hydrolyzing carbamoyl-phosphate synthase small subunit, translating to MKTAWIYLENGTYFEAMSFGAETTAVGEIVFNTSMSGYQEIATDPSYAGQFVTFTMPEIGNVGANAEDMESTAAHAKGIIVRQYQPRYSNFRAEESLDALLKRHGVMGICDIDTRYLTKMLRTEGAMMMVASTEISDKAELKKVLESSPRIEEVNYIEQVSTKEAYKHTNGTYDAVNFRYNDAPETQARIVAMDFGVKRNILNELTQAGMAVEVVPNATSAETLIARYEAKEIDGVFLSNGPGDPLVLKKEQETIKQLIAAKVPMFGICLGHQLLSISHGYDTFKLRFGHHGGNHPVKNVKTGMVEITAQNHNYNVPENITEIASVTHTNLFDSTIEGLRYNDAPIFSVQHHPEASPGPKDSEYVFGEFLALMKR from the coding sequence ATGAAAACAGCATGGATCTATCTTGAGAACGGCACCTACTTCGAAGCGATGAGTTTCGGTGCCGAGACGACGGCGGTCGGCGAGATCGTTTTCAATACCTCGATGAGCGGGTACCAGGAGATCGCGACGGACCCCTCCTACGCGGGACAGTTCGTCACCTTCACGATGCCCGAGATCGGCAACGTCGGTGCGAACGCCGAAGATATGGAGAGCACGGCGGCCCATGCGAAAGGGATTATCGTCCGCCAGTACCAGCCGCGCTACTCCAACTTCCGCGCCGAGGAGTCCCTTGACGCGCTGTTGAAGCGTCACGGCGTCATGGGCATCTGCGACATCGATACCCGCTACCTCACGAAGATGCTGCGCACGGAGGGGGCGATGATGATGGTCGCTTCCACCGAGATCAGCGACAAGGCCGAACTCAAGAAGGTGCTGGAGAGCTCCCCGCGCATCGAAGAGGTGAACTACATCGAGCAGGTCAGCACCAAAGAGGCGTACAAGCATACGAACGGTACCTACGATGCTGTCAATTTCCGTTATAACGATGCCCCTGAAACGCAGGCGCGCATTGTCGCGATGGACTTCGGCGTCAAACGCAACATCCTCAACGAGCTGACCCAGGCGGGGATGGCCGTCGAGGTCGTGCCCAATGCGACCTCTGCCGAGACGCTGATCGCGCGCTACGAGGCCAAAGAGATCGACGGCGTCTTCCTCTCCAACGGGCCGGGGGATCCGCTGGTTCTGAAAAAGGAGCAGGAGACGATCAAGCAGCTGATTGCGGCAAAAGTGCCGATGTTCGGCATCTGCCTCGGGCATCAGCTGCTCTCCATCTCCCACGGCTACGACACCTTCAAGCTCCGGTTCGGCCACCACGGTGGCAACCACCCGGTGAAGAACGTCAAAACGGGTATGGTCGAGATCACGGCGCAGAACCACAACTACAACGTGCCCGAAAACATCACCGAGATCGCCTCGGTCACGCATACGAACCTCTTTGACAGCACGATCGAGGGGCTGCGTTACAACGACGCTCCGATCTTTTCGGTGCAGCACCACCCCGAAGCGAGCCCGGGACCGAAAGACAGCGAATACGTCTTCGGCGAATTCCTCGCGCTGATGAAGCGCTGA
- a CDS encoding sulfite exporter TauE/SafE family protein, whose product MTSIEWTAIITFALLGSIGHCIGMCGGFIVTYTTAKIKPRFSKTQSAFYHFLYNIGRITTYTLFGALFGYFGSFWDVSPLTRSIMYAVAGVMMILMGLSFAGKLKFLTSIEVPITNYSWFKRVFTAQLTSATPMSFYILGVLNGLFPCGLVYTMLVTATTTQSALYGAAVMAIFGLFTIPTLFSFAYVVGFFSQTKFRSVMIQLAAVTVIAFGGWTLMKAYLQFETWYNAPQKGQPHGISRSDTPSECPEMVIKTIS is encoded by the coding sequence GTGACATCAATAGAGTGGACGGCCATTATCACCTTCGCCCTGCTGGGCTCCATTGGTCACTGCATCGGCATGTGCGGAGGCTTTATCGTTACGTACACGACCGCAAAGATCAAACCCCGCTTCTCCAAAACCCAGAGTGCTTTTTACCACTTCCTCTATAATATCGGGCGTATTACGACCTATACGCTCTTCGGTGCGCTGTTCGGTTATTTCGGATCGTTCTGGGACGTCAGCCCCCTGACGCGCTCCATTATGTATGCCGTGGCGGGGGTGATGATGATCCTTATGGGACTCTCCTTTGCCGGAAAGCTCAAGTTTCTCACCTCCATCGAGGTGCCGATTACGAACTACAGTTGGTTCAAGCGGGTCTTCACGGCGCAGCTGACGTCGGCGACGCCGATGAGTTTTTATATTCTGGGCGTTTTGAACGGCCTTTTTCCCTGCGGCCTCGTCTATACGATGCTCGTGACGGCGACAACGACGCAGTCGGCACTCTACGGCGCGGCGGTGATGGCGATCTTCGGGCTCTTTACAATCCCGACGCTCTTCTCCTTTGCCTACGTCGTCGGGTTCTTCTCCCAGACAAAATTCCGCAGCGTCATGATTCAGCTCGCCGCCGTGACGGTGATCGCATTTGGCGGCTGGACACTGATGAAAGCGTACCTGCAGTTCGAGACGTGGTACAACGCGCCACAGAAGGGGCAGCCTCACGGTATTTCGCGGAGCGATACCCCCTCAGAGTGCCCTGAAATGGTAATCAAAACTATAAGCTGA